The nucleotide window TGGCGCCGCCGGCGGCCTCGCCCTCGGTGGTCGGTCCCCCCGGCTGACCCCCACCGGCGGTCCCGCTCTGCGCCTGCCGGTACATCACCTCGGCCAGCTTGTGTGAGACTCGCGTGAGATTCTCCTGCGCCTGTTTGATGCGCTGGCTGTCCTCACCCTTGAGGGCCTCCTTGGCCTCCCCCAGCGCTTCCTCGATCGCTTTGCGGTCGGCCTCCTCCAGCTTGGACCCGTGCTCGGCGAGCGTACGCTCCGTGGAGTACACCAGCGAATCGGCCTGGTTGCGGATCTCGATCTCCTGCTTGCGCTTGACGTCCTCGGCGGCATTCGTCTCGGCGTCTCTCACCATGCGTTCGACCTCCTCCTTGGTCAGCCCCGAGGAGGCGGTGATCGTGATGTTCTGCTGCCGGCCGGTGGCGGTATCTTTGGCCGAGACGTTGAGGATGCCGTTGGCGTCGATGTCGAACGCGACTTCGACCTGCGGAACCCCCCTCGGCGCCGGGGGGATCCCGACCAGGTGGAACTTGCCAAGCGTCCGGTTATCCCGGGCCATCGGCCGCTCGCCTTGAAGGACGTGGACCTCCACCGAGGTCTGGTTGTCGGCCGCGGTCGTGAAGATCTCGCTCTTCTTGGTGGGGATCGTCGTGTTGCGCTGGATGAGCGTGGTCATGACGCCCCCGAGGGTCTCGATGCCGAGAGACAGTGGCGTGACATCCAGCAGCAGCAGATCCTTCACCTCGCCGGTGAGGACCGCCGCCTGGACCGCCGCTCCGACCGCCACCACCTCGTCGGGGTTGACGCCCATGTGGGGTTCTTTGCCGAACAACTGCTTGACGACCTCCCGCACTTTCGGCATGCGCGTCTGCCCACCGACCAGGATCACCTCGTCGATGTCCTTCGGCGTCACTCCAGCGTCCTGCATCGCCTGACGGCAGGGCCCCAGAGTCCGGTCGACCAGATCGGCCACCAGCGCCTCGAGCTTGGCGCGCGTCAGCGTCAGGACGAGGTGCTTCGGCCCACTGGCGTCCGCGGTGATGAAGGGAAGGTTGACTTCCGTCTGCACGGTCGTCGAGAGCTCGCACTTGGCCTTCTCGGCAGCCTCCTTGAGGCGCTGCAAGGCCATGCGGTCCTTCTGCAGATCGATCCCGTGCTCCTTCTTGAACTCACCGGCGATCCAGTCGATGACGCGCTGGTCGAAATCGTCGCCCCCGAGATGGGTATCCCCGTTGGTGGCCTTCACCTCGAAGACGCCCTCGCCGATCTCCAGGATGGATACGTCGAAGGTGCCACCGCCCAGGTCGTACACCACGATCGTCTGATCCTTCTTCTTGTCCATGCCGTAGGCGAGGGCCGCGGCGGTCGGCTCGTTGATGATGCGGAGAACCTCCAGGCCGGCAATCTTGCCCGCGTCCTTGGTGGCCTGGCGCTGGCTATCGTTGAAGTAGGCCGGCACCGTGATCACCGCCTGGCTGACCTTCTCACCCAGGTACGCTTCGGCGGCTTCCTTCAGCTTGCGCAGGATCATGGCCGAGATCTCCGGAGGCGCGTACTGCTTGCCCCGAATCTCCGCGCGGACATCGCCGTTCGCTGCTTTGACGACCTTGAACGGGACGAGCTTGATCTCTCCCAGGACCTCGTCGTAGCGGCGCCCCATGAACCGTTTGATCGAGAAGACGGTATTCTCGGGGTTCGTGATCGCTTGCCGCTTGGCGACCTGTCCGACGAGGATCTCTTCATCCTTGGTGAAACCGACGACGGACGGCGTCAGGCGACTGCCCTCCTGATTCGCGATCACCGTCGGGTTGCCGCCTTCGACGACCGCCACCACGGAGTTCGTCGTCCCGAGGTCGATACCGATTACCTTCGCCATGTCCTGTTCTCCTTCTCTTCCTCAAATGGCAGGGAGGCGAAGCGGAGCCGAACACCCGCCTCGCCTCCCACACCCTGGGCGCCTAGCGAATGTCGACCTTGATCTCCTTGGGCCGGACCTCTTCCACCTTGGGCAGCTTGATCTCCAGCACCCCGTCCCGGTAACTCGCCGTGACCTTGTCGGCCTGCACGGGCACCGGCAGCGAGATGGTCCGCTCGAACTTGCCGTAGACCCGCTCCAGGCGGTGGACGCCGTCCTCCTTCAGCTCCTTGTCCCACTTCCGCTCGCCCTTCACGGTAAGCAGGTCACCCGTGATGGAGACGTGGACGTCCTTTTCTTTCACGCCAGGAACTTCCAGGGTCACATAGAGGTCGTCTGTCGTTTCGTGCATGTCGCACAGGGGAACCCAGGTCCGCTCACCAGCCGCCACCGTAGCCGGACGACCGTAGAAATTGTCGAACAGCCGGTTCACTTCCTGCTGGATATCCCCGAGATCGCGAAACGGCTCCCACCGGCTCAGCGGACTCGCGAAGGAACGCCAACGCTCGATTGCCATCTCCTTGTCCTCCTTCCTCGCCTTCTGCCGGCAACCGCCGGCTCCTGATTGAGTGCATAAACCTTATATCAAGTGAGTGTGTCATTGTCAAATTGCTCTGGTCTTTTGACACTAACTAGCCGGTAAACGCTTATCTTTCGCTGATTTGTGTGTGCCGTGCTAGCGTGTGGCCCGGTGCGGCTTGGATGCGGCGGCTGCTTAACAACTCTTGTTGTCTGGGGCATCATCGCCGGCGCTCTTGCCTCAGTAGGCTGGCTCGCCACGGGAATCCTCGCCGAAGCAGAGCTGGCGCCCGTCCTCTCCGGCGACGAGGCGCTCGCCCGACAAAAGCTCTCCCAGGTCCTGGCCACTGCCCGTAACCGGCCACAGCAGTCGCGCCTCGTGAGCTTCACTGAGGGGGAGCTGAACGCCCTCCTGTCCCGAAGGCTCCCAGAGCTTGCAGAGTTCCCCCTGACGCGGGTCCAGCTTCGTCTGCCTGGCCTTGGAACCGCCGAAGT belongs to Candidatus Methylomirabilota bacterium and includes:
- the dnaK gene encoding molecular chaperone DnaK, whose product is MAKVIGIDLGTTNSVVAVVEGGNPTVIANQEGSRLTPSVVGFTKDEEILVGQVAKRQAITNPENTVFSIKRFMGRRYDEVLGEIKLVPFKVVKAANGDVRAEIRGKQYAPPEISAMILRKLKEAAEAYLGEKVSQAVITVPAYFNDSQRQATKDAGKIAGLEVLRIINEPTAAALAYGMDKKKDQTIVVYDLGGGTFDVSILEIGEGVFEVKATNGDTHLGGDDFDQRVIDWIAGEFKKEHGIDLQKDRMALQRLKEAAEKAKCELSTTVQTEVNLPFITADASGPKHLVLTLTRAKLEALVADLVDRTLGPCRQAMQDAGVTPKDIDEVILVGGQTRMPKVREVVKQLFGKEPHMGVNPDEVVAVGAAVQAAVLTGEVKDLLLLDVTPLSLGIETLGGVMTTLIQRNTTIPTKKSEIFTTAADNQTSVEVHVLQGERPMARDNRTLGKFHLVGIPPAPRGVPQVEVAFDIDANGILNVSAKDTATGRQQNITITASSGLTKEEVERMVRDAETNAAEDVKRKQEIEIRNQADSLVYSTERTLAEHGSKLEEADRKAIEEALGEAKEALKGEDSQRIKQAQENLTRVSHKLAEVMYRQAQSGTAGGGQPGGPTTEGEAAGGAKEGEVVDADFEDLGDKKS
- a CDS encoding Hsp20/alpha crystallin family protein encodes the protein MAIERWRSFASPLSRWEPFRDLGDIQQEVNRLFDNFYGRPATVAAGERTWVPLCDMHETTDDLYVTLEVPGVKEKDVHVSITGDLLTVKGERKWDKELKEDGVHRLERVYGKFERTISLPVPVQADKVTASYRDGVLEIKLPKVEEVRPKEIKVDIR